The following are from one region of the Prevotella communis genome:
- a CDS encoding MFS transporter codes for MTQDKLWNANYCKVMAANFSLFFAFYVLTPLLPLYLSEHFGATKDVIGMVLSGYTITALLVRPFSGYVVDTFPRKKVLLICFTAFAIFFAGYLAASTLLLFLIVRTLHGGPFGALTVANSTVAIDVLPSSRRTEGIGYYGLSNNLAMAIAPTIGIFVYQWSGSFELLFWIALAVAVGGLMVDSTVKTRPQPLPKGRGVITLDRFFLLRGWLLGVNMVAFGFSFGVLSNYLAIYGKEVMGITGGTGTYFMLCSVGLILSRIQGGKALRKGRLTHNAGSGMVISLIGYTLFILVPNMVGYYASALLIGLGNGHMWPAFQNMTINVASNNQRGTANSTILISWDIGMGLGILVGGVIAELISYGAAFWTVVLINGSGVALFFLATKQFFLKRNLNETVF; via the coding sequence ATGACACAAGACAAACTTTGGAATGCGAACTACTGTAAGGTGATGGCGGCGAATTTCTCGCTGTTTTTTGCCTTTTATGTGCTGACGCCACTATTGCCGCTGTATCTGAGTGAGCACTTCGGAGCCACGAAGGATGTGATTGGCATGGTGCTGTCGGGCTATACCATCACGGCCCTGCTGGTACGTCCGTTCAGCGGGTATGTGGTAGATACGTTTCCTCGCAAGAAGGTGCTGCTGATTTGTTTTACGGCCTTCGCCATCTTCTTTGCAGGCTATCTGGCAGCGTCGACACTCCTGCTGTTCCTGATAGTACGTACGTTGCACGGCGGTCCCTTTGGTGCCTTGACGGTGGCCAATTCGACGGTGGCTATCGACGTGTTGCCCAGCAGTCGGCGTACAGAGGGCATCGGCTATTACGGTCTGTCCAACAACCTGGCGATGGCTATCGCCCCCACTATCGGCATCTTCGTCTATCAATGGAGTGGCAGCTTTGAGTTGCTGTTCTGGATAGCGCTGGCAGTGGCAGTAGGGGGACTGATGGTTGATAGTACGGTAAAGACCCGCCCCCAGCCCCTCCCTAAAGGGCGGGGAGTGATTACCCTCGACCGCTTCTTCCTTCTGCGCGGCTGGCTCTTAGGCGTCAATATGGTGGCCTTTGGCTTCAGCTTTGGCGTGCTGAGCAACTATCTGGCTATCTATGGCAAGGAGGTGATGGGTATCACGGGTGGCACTGGCACGTATTTCATGCTGTGCAGCGTAGGACTGATACTGTCGCGCATACAAGGTGGCAAGGCGTTGCGTAAGGGTAGGTTGACGCATAATGCGGGTAGCGGCATGGTGATATCGCTCATCGGCTACACGCTGTTTATACTGGTGCCTAATATGGTGGGCTATTATGCGTCGGCTTTGCTGATTGGACTGGGCAACGGTCACATGTGGCCTGCTTTCCAGAATATGACGATCAACGTGGCGAGCAACAACCAGCGCGGTACGGCCAACTCTACCATCCTGATCTCCTGGGATATCGGCATGGGACTGGGCATCCTCGTGGGAGGTGTCATCGCAGAGCTCATCAGTTATGGAGCCGCTTTTTGGACCGTAGTGCTTATCAACGGCTCAGGCGTTGCCCTGTTCTTCCTGGCAACAAAACAGTTCTTCCTGAAAAGGAACCTGAATGAGACGGTGTTCTAA
- a CDS encoding leucine-rich repeat domain-containing protein, giving the protein MIIRKSIMKLGVKLLIGVILCAVASACMSKFDKGGSAYVVRPYIKDGYYTDGTLYFEIDKTEAILIGTAEKVREIVIPDAVGINEVDYPLTKIQNLGVFDKEEYETTKRPNGNDVLTSLVIGGNVKSWGETVFFTDYYETYSDGEDLARRFPRLENIYVKAGNPVYDSRNNCNAIIKSENRELYLGGKNTVVPEGVEKIGASAFRDCEGLKSISFPKTLDVIGAYAFSGSHLQTLTLPENLAYVGQEAFYGCDSLLTVSLYCSSVVIEQKAFKKCALLKEADSEVRCYTPYISVPSPSKVFDEGYNCLMIPKGQRSSFNGWEKCFLTIKEMEK; this is encoded by the coding sequence ATGATTATCAGAAAGTCAATAATGAAACTGGGTGTAAAATTACTAATCGGTGTGATTCTCTGTGCTGTTGCCAGTGCATGTATGTCGAAATTTGACAAGGGTGGCAGCGCCTATGTGGTGCGTCCATATATCAAGGATGGCTATTATACTGATGGCACACTGTATTTCGAAATTGATAAGACAGAAGCTATTCTGATTGGTACGGCAGAGAAGGTACGTGAGATTGTGATACCTGATGCTGTGGGTATCAATGAGGTGGATTATCCGCTGACGAAGATTCAGAATCTGGGTGTGTTTGATAAGGAGGAATACGAGACAACGAAGCGTCCCAATGGCAATGATGTGCTGACATCGCTGGTCATAGGCGGCAATGTGAAGTCGTGGGGCGAGACGGTGTTTTTCACGGATTATTACGAGACTTATAGTGATGGTGAGGACCTGGCACGTCGCTTCCCTCGTCTGGAGAATATCTATGTGAAGGCTGGCAATCCTGTCTACGACTCACGCAACAACTGTAATGCGATAATCAAGTCCGAGAATCGTGAGCTGTATCTGGGTGGTAAGAATACGGTGGTGCCCGAGGGCGTTGAGAAGATTGGCGCTTCTGCCTTTCGTGACTGTGAGGGCTTGAAGAGTATCTCTTTCCCCAAGACGCTGGACGTCATTGGTGCCTATGCTTTCTCAGGTAGTCATCTGCAGACATTGACCCTTCCTGAGAACCTGGCATACGTTGGTCAGGAGGCATTCTATGGTTGTGACTCCCTGCTCACTGTCTCCTTGTATTGCAGTAGTGTCGTCATAGAACAGAAGGCTTTCAAAAAATGCGCATTGCTGAAGGAAGCTGACAGTGAGGTGAGATGCTATACGCCTTATATCTCTGTACCATCACCATCAAAGGTGTTTGACGAAGGATACAACTGTCTGATGATTCCTAAAGGGCAACGCTCGTCGTTTAACGGCTGGGAGAAATGTTTCCTGACGATAAAGGAAATGGAGAAGTAA
- a CDS encoding HU family DNA-binding protein, with protein MGTIEIKKVERKVTVGKKGEQRQQVKKTYGKIIYRGTMRLTDMAEHIMKHGSIYTEDVVIGVITKLKSCMQEMLADGYKVKLDGIGTLYPVLTSKGVADAKDFSASENVTRLGIAFLADQSKKSAYKASAMRQGATLSTQLYSELTGEETENGNTESGNNGGTENGGGSSSSESGNGGGPVNP; from the coding sequence ATGGGAACAATTGAAATTAAGAAGGTGGAACGCAAGGTGACTGTGGGCAAGAAGGGCGAGCAGCGCCAGCAGGTGAAGAAGACCTACGGTAAGATTATCTATCGCGGCACAATGCGACTCACCGACATGGCCGAGCACATCATGAAGCACGGCAGTATCTATACCGAGGACGTGGTCATCGGTGTGATCACCAAGCTGAAGAGTTGCATGCAGGAGATGCTGGCCGACGGCTACAAGGTGAAGCTTGACGGCATCGGAACCCTCTACCCTGTCCTCACCTCCAAGGGCGTTGCTGACGCGAAGGACTTCAGCGCCTCTGAGAATGTCACCCGCCTGGGCATCGCCTTCCTGGCCGACCAGAGCAAGAAGTCTGCCTACAAGGCTTCCGCCATGCGACAGGGCGCTACGCTGAGCACCCAGCTGTACAGCGAGCTGACGGGCGAAGAGACGGAGAACGGAAACACGGAGTCAGGGAACAACGGAGGCACGGAGAACGGCGGCGGCAGTTCTAGCTCCGAATCTGGCAACGGCGGAGGTCCCGTCAATCCTTAA
- a CDS encoding Rha family transcriptional regulator, which yields MERSTSPRGIFKAIRKMEPAWIKICGSIFRLTSRTIKQPNGGTREVPCYSLTKTECLYIATKFNDEARAKLVLRDMGIQ from the coding sequence GTGGAACGAAGTACCAGTCCCCGTGGCATCTTCAAGGCTATCCGAAAGATGGAACCTGCATGGATAAAAATATGTGGGTCGATTTTTCGGCTGACATCCAGAACCATCAAACAGCCTAACGGTGGAACTCGTGAAGTACCTTGCTACTCGCTTACTAAGACCGAGTGTCTCTACATCGCCACGAAGTTCAACGACGAGGCACGCGCCAAGTTGGTGCTGCGCGACATGGGCATCCAGTGA
- a CDS encoding OprO/OprP family phosphate-selective porin, whose product MKKQTWMAATLAVVLAVFSSTAAMGQKKKDTPLWMEDFTSRITLNGYAQGGWSYQDLNGEKTNSYNLKRTLLWAKARITDRWSFLFMHDFSSVPQEFYTDFRVTKNNALTVRLGQFKHSYTMENPMSPTQLELIDVYSQAVLYLAGEGPDPLNGVNYGRDQGLMIFGDILKNRVHYELALMSGQGINRKDQNNQKDFIAKLELRPMDGLRIVGSGYLGTGNAMGTAAWNPDIQKGDNYKRNRYSVGVEYKTAPYSEGEYKEARPASIRAEWLGGEDGEVGSRGGYVTTCIPVYDALDVVASGETFDRNTKVDGWDQTNLTLGVQYWFYKKCRVQLQYTRCLCGEKISSKDYNWLQAQVQVAF is encoded by the coding sequence ATGAAAAAGCAGACATGGATGGCGGCAACTTTAGCCGTAGTGCTGGCCGTTTTTAGCAGTACGGCAGCTATGGGACAAAAGAAGAAAGACACTCCCCTTTGGATGGAGGACTTTACCAGTCGTATCACCCTGAACGGCTATGCACAGGGCGGCTGGTCCTATCAGGACCTCAACGGTGAGAAGACCAACTCCTACAATCTGAAGCGTACGCTCCTTTGGGCAAAAGCCCGTATCACAGACCGCTGGTCGTTTCTCTTTATGCACGACTTCTCCAGTGTTCCACAAGAGTTCTATACCGATTTTCGCGTGACTAAGAATAACGCGCTGACCGTCCGCCTGGGACAGTTCAAGCACTCTTACACCATGGAAAACCCCATGTCTCCTACTCAACTGGAACTGATTGACGTCTATTCTCAGGCTGTGCTCTATCTGGCTGGCGAAGGTCCTGACCCACTGAATGGTGTGAACTATGGTCGCGACCAGGGATTGATGATCTTTGGTGATATCCTGAAGAATAGGGTACACTATGAGCTGGCGCTGATGAGCGGACAGGGTATCAACCGTAAAGACCAGAACAACCAGAAAGATTTCATCGCCAAATTGGAACTGCGGCCGATGGATGGTCTACGTATTGTAGGCTCCGGCTATCTGGGCACAGGCAATGCAATGGGTACTGCCGCTTGGAATCCTGACATCCAGAAAGGTGACAACTACAAGCGCAACCGCTATAGCGTAGGTGTAGAATATAAGACGGCCCCCTATTCTGAGGGCGAATACAAAGAAGCCCGTCCTGCCAGCATCCGAGCCGAGTGGTTGGGCGGTGAAGATGGTGAAGTAGGCAGTCGCGGTGGCTATGTCACCACCTGTATTCCTGTCTATGATGCCCTCGACGTGGTAGCATCTGGCGAGACTTTCGATAGAAACACCAAGGTGGATGGATGGGATCAGACCAACCTGACCCTGGGCGTCCAGTACTGGTTCTATAAGAAGTGCCGCGTGCAGTTGCAGTATACCCGTTGCCTCTGCGGCGAGAAAATCTCCTCAAAGGATTACAACTGGTTGCAGGCTCAGGTGCAGGTAGCATTCTAA
- a CDS encoding amidophosphoribosyltransferase gives MGGFFGTISTRDCVNDLFYGTDYNSHLGTKRAGLVTFDKEKGFSRSIHSLERDYFRSKFEDELHDFCGNQGLGVISDTDPQPIIINSHLGRYAVVTVAKINNLREIADELLAQRMHLSEQSANNLNQTELVALIINMGSTFVEGINMVYRKIKGSCSMLILTEDGIIAARDVLGRTPIVIGKKETHQLSPIGTDDCVKAHAVSSETTSFPNLDYKPVRDLGPGEIVRLKADGFEVLQPAFKRCQICSFLWVYYGFPASNYEGINTEYVREKNGRMMGEKDDIEADLVCGIPDSGVGMALGYAEGSGIPYKRAVLKYTPTWPRSFTPGNQSRRDLVAKMKLIPNAALLKDQRVVFCDDSIVRGTQLRDNAREFIQNGAKEVHVRISCPPLVYGCPFIGFTNSKSDLELITRRIIRDFEGDDKAKLDQYAKTDSPEYKRMVEEIARRLGLTSLKFAHIEDLIESIGLPKSQVCTHCFDGSSYDQQGDGEFFG, from the coding sequence ATGGGCGGATTTTTCGGAACCATTTCCACACGTGACTGCGTAAACGATTTGTTTTACGGCACAGACTACAATTCACATCTTGGTACTAAACGAGCAGGTCTTGTGACCTTCGACAAGGAGAAAGGCTTTAGCCGTAGTATCCACTCTCTAGAACGCGATTATTTCCGCTCAAAGTTCGAGGACGAACTCCATGATTTCTGTGGTAATCAGGGACTGGGTGTTATCAGCGACACCGACCCTCAGCCAATCATCATCAACTCACATCTGGGCCGTTATGCCGTGGTGACTGTTGCTAAGATCAACAACCTGCGCGAGATTGCCGATGAACTGCTTGCCCAGCGCATGCACCTCAGCGAACAAAGTGCCAACAACCTGAATCAGACAGAGTTGGTGGCACTTATCATTAATATGGGTTCCACCTTCGTTGAGGGTATCAACATGGTATACCGTAAGATCAAGGGCTCATGCTCCATGCTGATTCTTACAGAAGATGGTATCATTGCTGCGCGCGACGTACTGGGACGCACACCTATCGTGATTGGTAAGAAGGAGACGCATCAGCTCTCGCCCATCGGCACAGACGACTGTGTCAAGGCGCATGCCGTAAGTAGCGAGACCACCAGTTTCCCCAATCTGGACTATAAGCCCGTGCGCGACCTGGGTCCTGGCGAGATTGTACGCCTCAAGGCCGATGGTTTCGAGGTACTGCAGCCAGCCTTCAAGCGCTGTCAGATCTGCTCGTTCCTGTGGGTTTACTACGGATTCCCCGCATCCAACTATGAAGGTATCAACACCGAGTATGTTCGTGAGAAAAACGGACGTATGATGGGTGAGAAAGACGATATCGAGGCCGACCTCGTTTGCGGTATCCCCGATTCTGGCGTAGGTATGGCCCTGGGCTATGCTGAAGGTTCTGGCATTCCCTACAAGCGTGCCGTACTGAAATATACGCCTACATGGCCTCGCTCATTTACGCCTGGCAACCAGAGTCGTCGTGACCTCGTGGCCAAGATGAAGCTGATTCCCAACGCAGCCCTCCTGAAGGACCAGCGCGTGGTGTTCTGCGACGATAGTATCGTGCGTGGCACACAGTTGCGCGACAATGCCCGCGAGTTCATACAGAACGGCGCCAAGGAGGTACACGTACGTATCTCTTGTCCTCCCCTGGTCTATGGCTGTCCGTTTATTGGTTTCACCAACAGTAAGAGCGACCTGGAACTCATCACCCGTCGTATCATCCGCGATTTCGAGGGCGACGACAAGGCCAAGCTCGACCAGTATGCCAAGACCGACTCACCTGAATATAAGCGCATGGTAGAGGAGATTGCCCGCCGCTTGGGTCTCACCTCCCTGAAGTTCGCTCATATCGAGGACCTCATCGAGTCTATCGGCCTGCCCAAGAGCCAAGTCTGCACCCACTGCTTCGACGGCAGCAGCTACGACCAGCAGGGCGACGGCGAATTCTTTGGATAA
- a CDS encoding helix-turn-helix domain-containing protein codes for MKQRYVGVVFLALTIASGMMSLNSYKATEVLVTADMNQALAKALEEQQSDVISADTIQVFNNHLQIEGLRGNAVLAVDTKKGFRPRPQVSTATILSLSDQRPSMILWSMALLWGLFGLYQHRRLSVLGLYGGLALQEGRFVNAKGSEVKLTPMQQQLMEMLWQSPSHQLSKAEICDALWPKKPDASETLYTLIRRLKPIIEEQSDLKIESDRGKSYSLKIR; via the coding sequence ATGAAACAACGATATGTAGGAGTAGTGTTTCTCGCACTGACAATCGCTTCGGGCATGATGAGCCTGAACAGCTATAAGGCAACGGAGGTGCTGGTGACTGCCGATATGAACCAGGCACTGGCCAAGGCTCTGGAAGAACAGCAGTCGGACGTTATCAGCGCTGATACGATTCAGGTGTTCAACAATCATCTGCAAATAGAAGGATTGAGAGGAAATGCTGTTCTGGCTGTAGACACCAAGAAAGGATTCCGTCCGCGGCCACAGGTATCAACAGCGACGATTCTCTCACTCTCTGACCAGCGTCCTTCGATGATTCTCTGGTCGATGGCACTGCTGTGGGGACTGTTCGGTCTGTATCAGCACAGACGACTGTCTGTATTAGGACTGTATGGCGGTCTGGCCCTGCAAGAAGGAAGATTTGTCAATGCTAAGGGCAGCGAAGTAAAACTGACCCCCATGCAGCAGCAACTGATGGAAATGCTGTGGCAGTCACCCTCACATCAGCTGTCGAAAGCAGAGATATGTGATGCCCTCTGGCCCAAGAAACCCGATGCCAGCGAGACACTCTACACGCTGATCCGACGACTGAAACCCATCATAGAAGAACAATCCGACCTCAAAATCGAGTCAGACAGAGGAAAGTCATACAGCCTGAAAATCAGATAG
- a CDS encoding smalltalk protein produces MKNKEVWKFVIQTTISILSAIATALGVTSCM; encoded by the coding sequence ATGAAGAACAAGGAAGTATGGAAGTTCGTGATTCAAACCACGATTAGTATTCTGTCGGCAATTGCCACTGCACTCGGCGTGACCAGCTGCATGTAA
- a CDS encoding phosphatase PAP2 family protein, protein MIKKIFAVEKKSRKGLMAVEWIMLAYTIFTTLFILVTWVRLAHPVDMLWFRAQSVILTLALWGVYRLYPSRLTTLFRVIGQLLLLSWWYPDTYELNRIFPNLDHLFAGYEQSLFGFQPALTFCQTFSHPIFSELMAMGYVSYYLLFVGIVFFYFFCRYEHFERTAFIVVGSFFLFYLIFDFLPVAGPQFYFKAVGVDQIAQGIFPNIGDYFNTIQFDVHNRDFILPIPGWEDGMMYKLLIMAHDAGERPTAAFPSSHVGVATIVMWLAWETKNRKVLFTCLPFAVLLFFSTFYIQAHYAIDAIAGLFFGTLFYFALKWGYKVF, encoded by the coding sequence TTGATTAAGAAGATATTTGCTGTAGAGAAGAAGTCCAGGAAGGGCTTGATGGCGGTGGAGTGGATCATGTTGGCTTACACCATTTTCACCACGTTGTTTATCCTTGTTACATGGGTGCGACTGGCGCATCCCGTTGATATGCTCTGGTTCAGGGCACAGTCGGTCATTCTCACCCTGGCCCTTTGGGGCGTCTACCGACTGTATCCCAGTCGCCTGACAACCCTCTTTCGTGTCATCGGTCAGCTGCTGTTGCTGTCGTGGTGGTATCCTGACACCTACGAACTGAACCGTATCTTTCCCAACCTCGACCACCTGTTTGCAGGCTATGAGCAGTCGCTCTTTGGCTTCCAACCCGCTTTGACGTTCTGTCAGACCTTCTCGCATCCTATCTTCAGCGAGTTGATGGCAATGGGCTATGTAAGCTATTATCTGCTGTTTGTAGGTATCGTCTTCTTCTATTTCTTCTGTCGCTACGAGCATTTCGAACGCACGGCCTTCATCGTTGTAGGCTCATTCTTCCTGTTCTATCTCATCTTCGATTTCCTGCCCGTAGCAGGTCCGCAGTTCTATTTCAAGGCTGTGGGTGTAGACCAGATAGCCCAGGGCATCTTCCCCAATATAGGCGATTACTTTAACACCATACAGTTTGACGTCCATAATCGCGACTTCATCCTGCCCATTCCCGGTTGGGAAGACGGCATGATGTATAAGTTACTCATCATGGCCCACGATGCAGGCGAGCGCCCCACCGCAGCCTTTCCCAGCAGTCATGTGGGTGTGGCCACGATAGTGATGTGGCTGGCATGGGAAACAAAAAACAGGAAGGTGCTGTTCACCTGCCTGCCTTTTGCCGTGCTGCTGTTCTTCAGCACCTTCTACATCCAGGCCCACTACGCCATCGACGCCATTGCCGGCCTCTTCTTCGGCACCCTGTTCTATTTCGCGCTGAAGTGGGGGTATAAAGTTTTTTAG
- a CDS encoding sodium:solute symporter family transporter, with translation MLIKVLLTIIFLAVMIGVGLYTRKQASSVDGFVLGGRSVGPWLTAFAFGTSYFSAVVFVGYAGQFGWKYGLSSAWIGIGNAVIGSLLAWIILGRRTKLMTQHIESRTMPDFFGTRFQSQGLRVAASIIAFVFLIPYTAGVYSGISRLFEMGFEIPYEYCVVIMSILTAVYVILGGYKATAMNDFIQGIIMLFGIVAVIWAVLANNGGLTTAVERLAEIPADDTGATGVFASWFGPDPWGLLGVVILTSLGTMGLPQMVGKFYSITDESAIKRGTVISTVFAFIVAGGCYFLGGFGRLYDPVIGANGKIAFDSIVPAMLITLPDVLIALVVLLVLSASMSTLASLVLTSSSTMTLDLIYRDKKSLPGEVEEGTIDDIVAEKVERRKVVVMRVLIMFFIAISLLIALNPPTFIAQLMGISWGALAGAFLAPFMLGLYWKRVTTASVWACFVWGVGLTVINMLLGNPINPINCGAIAMIGGFPIVLIVSTMTPHMSKKDVDQIFECYK, from the coding sequence ATGTTAATCAAAGTTCTCTTAACGATTATTTTCCTGGCCGTCATGATTGGTGTAGGTCTCTACACCCGCAAACAGGCCAGCAGTGTTGATGGATTCGTGCTCGGCGGACGTTCCGTAGGTCCCTGGCTCACGGCTTTCGCCTTTGGCACCAGTTATTTCTCTGCGGTCGTCTTCGTTGGCTATGCAGGACAGTTTGGCTGGAAATACGGTCTCTCGTCCGCTTGGATTGGTATTGGTAATGCCGTGATTGGTTCGTTGCTGGCCTGGATTATCCTGGGACGTCGCACCAAACTGATGACACAGCATATCGAGAGTCGCACGATGCCCGATTTCTTTGGCACCCGTTTTCAGAGTCAGGGCCTGCGTGTGGCAGCTTCTATCATCGCCTTCGTCTTCCTGATTCCCTATACCGCTGGTGTATATAGTGGTATCTCGCGTCTCTTCGAGATGGGCTTCGAGATTCCCTACGAGTATTGCGTGGTGATTATGTCTATCCTCACCGCAGTCTACGTTATTCTGGGTGGCTATAAGGCTACAGCCATGAACGACTTCATTCAGGGTATCATCATGCTCTTTGGTATCGTGGCCGTTATCTGGGCTGTACTGGCTAATAATGGCGGTCTGACAACAGCCGTAGAGCGACTGGCAGAGATTCCCGCCGATGATACAGGCGCTACAGGTGTCTTTGCTTCATGGTTCGGACCTGACCCCTGGGGACTGTTGGGTGTTGTTATCCTCACCTCACTGGGCACCATGGGACTACCCCAGATGGTAGGTAAGTTCTATTCTATCACAGACGAGAGCGCCATCAAGCGCGGCACCGTCATCTCCACCGTTTTCGCCTTCATCGTGGCTGGCGGATGTTATTTCCTTGGTGGCTTCGGACGTCTCTACGACCCCGTGATTGGTGCCAATGGCAAAATAGCCTTCGACTCCATCGTACCTGCCATGCTTATCACCCTGCCCGATGTGCTCATCGCCCTCGTGGTGCTATTGGTGCTGTCGGCATCTATGTCCACACTGGCCTCATTGGTACTCACGTCAAGTTCAACGATGACCCTCGACCTCATTTATCGTGATAAGAAGTCTTTGCCTGGTGAAGTAGAAGAAGGCACCATCGATGATATTGTTGCCGAAAAAGTTGAGCGTCGTAAGGTCGTGGTGATGCGCGTACTGATTATGTTCTTCATCGCTATCTCCCTGCTCATCGCCCTGAATCCTCCCACCTTCATTGCCCAGCTCATGGGTATCTCCTGGGGTGCGCTGGCAGGTGCTTTCCTGGCTCCCTTCATGTTGGGTCTCTATTGGAAGCGCGTCACCACCGCCTCTGTATGGGCTTGCTTCGTATGGGGCGTAGGCCTGACAGTTATCAACATGCTCCTTGGTAACCCCATCAATCCTATCAACTGCGGTGCCATCGCCATGATTGGTGGCTTCCCCATCGTATTGATTGTCAGCACGATGACGCCCCACATGTCCAAAAAGGATGTGGATCAGATATTCGAATGCTACAAGTAA
- a CDS encoding NAD-dependent epimerase/dehydratase family protein, with protein MKILITGASGFIGSFIVEEALKRGFETWAAVRGSSKRDFLQDERIHFIELNLSNQTQLEEQLKEHSFDYVVHAAGVTKCLNTSDFYRINTEGTKNLVRALINLKMPLKRFVYLSSLSVFGAIHEQQPYVEIKETDTPQPNTEYGKSKLEAEQWLEKLDFPYVILRPTGVYGPRERDYFLMAKSIKQHSDFAVGYQQQDITFVYVLDVVQAVFLACEKGQTGRKYFLSDGEVYQSTTFSDLIRKELGNPWWVRITAPIWVLRVITFFGDKWGHITGKISALNNDKYHILKQRNWRCDIEPARRELGYEPEYTLEKGVPLTIKWYKENGWL; from the coding sequence ATGAAGATACTCATTACAGGAGCCAGCGGATTCATTGGCTCGTTTATCGTGGAAGAGGCGCTGAAGCGCGGGTTTGAGACGTGGGCTGCCGTCAGGGGAAGTAGTAAGAGAGACTTCCTGCAGGACGAGCGTATCCATTTCATAGAACTGAACCTGAGCAATCAGACGCAGTTGGAAGAGCAGTTGAAGGAACATTCGTTCGACTACGTGGTGCATGCTGCCGGCGTGACGAAATGCTTGAATACCAGCGATTTCTATCGTATCAACACAGAGGGTACGAAGAACCTGGTGCGTGCGCTCATCAACCTGAAGATGCCCCTGAAGCGCTTCGTGTATCTCAGTTCGCTGAGTGTCTTTGGCGCTATTCATGAACAGCAGCCCTACGTGGAAATCAAGGAGACAGACACGCCTCAGCCCAACACGGAATACGGTAAGAGTAAGCTGGAGGCAGAGCAGTGGCTGGAGAAATTAGATTTCCCCTACGTCATTCTCCGTCCCACAGGCGTCTATGGCCCTCGTGAGCGCGACTATTTCCTGATGGCAAAGAGTATCAAGCAGCATTCTGATTTCGCTGTGGGCTATCAGCAGCAGGACATCACCTTCGTCTATGTGCTCGACGTAGTGCAGGCTGTCTTCCTGGCTTGCGAGAAGGGACAGACAGGCAGGAAGTACTTCCTCTCTGATGGCGAGGTGTATCAGTCAACCACGTTCTCCGACCTCATCCGCAAGGAGTTAGGCAATCCCTGGTGGGTACGCATCACGGCACCTATCTGGGTGCTGCGCGTCATCACCTTCTTTGGCGATAAGTGGGGACATATCACAGGCAAGATCTCAGCCCTGAATAATGATAAATACCATATCCTGAAGCAGCGCAACTGGCGATGCGATATCGAACCAGCCCGTCGCGAACTGGGCTATGAGCCAGAATACACGTTGGAGAAAGGCGTACCCCTGACAATCAAGTGGTACAAAGAAAACGGATGGCTGTAG